One part of the Desulfonema ishimotonii genome encodes these proteins:
- a CDS encoding putative bifunctional diguanylate cyclase/phosphodiesterase codes for MHERAVNTLNMETGLRKAIRKKEFRLFYQPVIDLGTGRICGLEALIRWIHPEKGMIPPTDFIPLAEETGLIVPIGKWVLREACHQMARYIRAFSPEMPFCIGINISPVQLTQTDLSADVQAVIASSGLCPECLKLEITENVMMNDTEAARAVFDRLKKTGIRLAVDDFGTGYSSLSYLHRFPFDTLKIDRSFVSKLQEKNNRHSRILQAIMALAAHLDMEVIAEGIETEQQLQRLRSMNCPCGQGFYFSKPLPPEYLRHFFEHHNRMESHDPIPA; via the coding sequence ATGCACGAACGCGCTGTCAATACCCTGAACATGGAAACCGGCCTGCGAAAGGCCATCCGAAAAAAGGAATTCCGGCTCTTTTATCAGCCCGTTATCGATCTGGGAACCGGCAGAATCTGCGGGCTTGAAGCGCTGATCCGCTGGATTCACCCGGAAAAAGGGATGATCCCACCGACAGATTTCATCCCCCTGGCCGAAGAGACCGGCCTGATTGTGCCCATCGGGAAATGGGTTCTCAGAGAGGCGTGTCATCAGATGGCCCGCTATATCAGGGCGTTTTCACCTGAGATGCCCTTTTGTATCGGTATCAACATCTCCCCGGTCCAACTGACACAGACCGACCTGTCGGCTGACGTGCAGGCGGTGATCGCATCTTCGGGCCTCTGCCCCGAATGCCTGAAGCTGGAGATCACGGAAAATGTGATGATGAACGATACCGAAGCTGCCCGGGCCGTGTTTGACCGGCTGAAAAAAACCGGTATCCGGCTGGCGGTGGATGATTTCGGGACCGGCTATTCCTCGCTGAGCTATCTGCACCGGTTCCCGTTTGACACCCTGAAAATAGACCGCTCCTTTGTCAGTAAGCTTCAGGAGAAAAACAACAGGCATTCGAGGATACTTCAGGCGATCATGGCCCTGGCAGCGCATCTGGACATGGAGGTCATCGCAGAGGGCATAGAGACCGAACAACAGCTTCAGCGCCTCAGATCCATGAACTGCCCGTGCGGCCAGGGGTTCTATTTTTCAAAGCCCCTGCCCCCGGAGTATCTCAGACATTTTTTTGAACACCACAACAGAATGGAATCCCATGATCCGATCCCCGCTTGA
- a CDS encoding GGDEF domain-containing protein, giving the protein MISAHFMTFGTFALIFTVFIFCQSTLINRIRMISPRIREKNMSPELSEKEMTTLLSSLTDLILEIDHEGCITRIIPTQYAFQGYSAGQLTGCGLSDILRPENTRKCVRTIQQCLNRGEAMQCELHMEAENLWFDCTVSPLKPSGALVVAVPVAHIHTAPPPADPVGSRDITAEEPPHSRKNHDALTGLPNRKLLSDRLRHVLKRLRQKPDDRYFLLFIDLDRFRIINESLGHDVGDRILRRTARRLKASLRSVDTMARFGRDEFIILLDDLENDRDAFRLADRLQNDLATPFHIGSHEIFVSASIGIVRISPEYQSAAHIIRDAETAMY; this is encoded by the coding sequence ATGATCAGCGCTCACTTTATGACGTTCGGAACCTTTGCCCTGATATTTACCGTCTTTATTTTCTGTCAGAGTACTCTGATCAACAGAATCAGAATGATTTCCCCCCGGATCAGAGAAAAAAACATGTCCCCGGAACTGTCTGAAAAAGAGATGACAACCCTCCTCTCTTCCCTGACCGACCTCATACTGGAAATCGACCATGAAGGCTGCATTACACGGATTATCCCCACGCAATATGCGTTTCAGGGCTATTCTGCGGGTCAGCTTACAGGCTGCGGGCTCTCGGATATCCTGAGACCGGAAAACACCCGAAAATGTGTGCGGACCATTCAACAGTGCCTCAACAGGGGAGAGGCCATGCAGTGTGAACTGCACATGGAAGCTGAGAATCTCTGGTTCGACTGCACGGTTTCCCCTCTGAAACCGTCCGGCGCGCTGGTTGTCGCCGTACCGGTCGCTCATATTCACACCGCCCCCCCTCCGGCCGATCCTGTGGGCAGCAGGGATATTACTGCGGAAGAACCGCCTCACAGCCGGAAGAACCATGATGCCCTGACGGGACTGCCGAACCGAAAACTGCTTTCAGACCGCCTGCGCCATGTCCTGAAACGGCTTCGGCAAAAGCCGGATGACCGGTATTTTCTCCTGTTCATCGACCTGGACCGGTTCCGCATCATCAACGAAAGCCTGGGCCACGATGTGGGCGACCGGATTCTCCGTAGAACGGCCCGGCGGCTGAAGGCATCTCTCCGCAGCGTCGATACGATGGCCCGGTTCGGCAGGGATGAATTCATCATTCTGCTGGATGATCTTGAAAATGACAGAGATGCCTTCCGGCTTGCGGATCGCCTTCAGAACGATCTTGCCACCCCGTTTCACATTGGCAGCCATGAAATCTTTGTATCGGCCAGCATCGGCATCGTCCGCATTTCTCCTGAATATCAGAGTGCGGCACACATCATCCGGGATGCGGAAACGGCCATGTACTAG
- a CDS encoding methylated-DNA--[protein]-cysteine S-methyltransferase encodes MYYHYMQSPVGRLLLAGDGAGLSRISFPTGKKPYAPEPGWQENPEALQPVMRELDAYFEGRLKRFSLKLALNVTPFQEKVLRALQDVPYGQTVSYGELARRVGNPKASRAVGMANARNPIPIVIPCHRVIGSSGRLTGYGGGLEIKQTLLDLERRHA; translated from the coding sequence ATGTACTATCACTACATGCAAAGTCCCGTGGGACGGCTTCTGCTGGCCGGTGATGGGGCCGGACTGAGCCGGATCAGCTTTCCGACGGGGAAAAAACCCTACGCCCCCGAACCGGGCTGGCAGGAGAACCCCGAAGCGTTGCAGCCGGTCATGCGGGAGCTGGACGCTTATTTTGAGGGACGGCTGAAGCGGTTTTCTCTGAAACTCGCCCTGAATGTCACCCCGTTTCAGGAAAAAGTACTCCGGGCGCTTCAGGACGTGCCCTACGGCCAGACCGTTTCATATGGCGAACTGGCCCGGCGGGTCGGCAATCCCAAGGCCAGCCGGGCCGTGGGCATGGCAAACGCCCGCAACCCCATTCCCATCGTGATTCCCTGCCACCGGGTCATTGGCAGCAGCGGCAGGCTGACCGGCTACGGCGGCGGACTGGAGATCAAACAGACGCTTCTGGATCTGGAGCGCCGACACGCCTGA
- a CDS encoding DUF2786 domain-containing protein has protein sequence MKKRKNSEKALHAELERRILHGLACEWEMACRILKPAHQKYMKSPLFRLREMKYSLGKWFPVKREIALSRDFVLHHSWDSVVEVLLHEMAHQFAHEVLNGRHEKPHGPSFQEACRQLRANPKASGSYPPLSDRLCQTDQNTEDRILIRVRKLMALAESQNRHEAEAAMSKAHVLIAKHNIDLITHSRERVFISAFIGVPALRRFREEYALAHLLQDFYFVRGIWVSAYVMEKGKMGRVLEISGTARNVRMAGYVYDFVRHFTDMQWDAYTRSTPLSRYRKSDFAIGILEGFRSKLESPDDAGGEDTGTREMVRVEDPLLTGYMAYRYPHTRSIRRGAATQDGAVHSDGVRVGKKLVIAQGITETGKGGPRLIGSD, from the coding sequence ATGAAAAAAAGAAAAAATTCGGAAAAAGCGCTTCATGCGGAATTGGAGCGGCGCATCCTTCACGGGCTGGCCTGTGAATGGGAAATGGCGTGCCGGATATTGAAGCCGGCGCATCAGAAGTATATGAAAAGCCCCCTGTTCAGACTCAGGGAGATGAAGTACAGCCTGGGAAAATGGTTTCCGGTCAAACGGGAAATTGCCCTGAGCCGGGACTTTGTCTTACACCATAGCTGGGACAGTGTGGTCGAGGTGCTTCTCCACGAGATGGCCCACCAGTTTGCCCATGAGGTGCTGAACGGCAGGCACGAAAAGCCCCACGGCCCGTCTTTTCAGGAGGCGTGCCGGCAGCTCCGGGCCAACCCCAAAGCATCCGGGTCATATCCCCCCCTGTCCGACCGCCTCTGTCAGACGGATCAGAATACGGAAGACCGGATACTGATCCGCGTCAGAAAGCTCATGGCACTGGCCGAAAGCCAGAACCGGCACGAGGCCGAAGCGGCCATGTCCAAGGCCCACGTCCTCATCGCAAAGCACAATATCGACCTGATCACCCATTCGCGGGAGCGGGTCTTTATCTCGGCCTTCATCGGCGTTCCCGCCCTGCGGCGCTTCCGGGAAGAATACGCCCTCGCCCACCTGCTTCAGGATTTCTATTTTGTCCGGGGGATATGGGTGTCGGCCTACGTGATGGAAAAGGGCAAAATGGGCCGGGTGCTGGAGATCAGCGGCACGGCCCGGAATGTCAGGATGGCGGGCTATGTATACGACTTCGTCCGCCATTTCACCGACATGCAGTGGGATGCCTACACCCGGTCAACCCCGCTCAGCCGCTACCGGAAGTCCGATTTCGCCATCGGCATCCTTGAGGGGTTCCGCTCCAAACTGGAGTCCCCGGACGATGCCGGAGGTGAGGATACTGGAACCCGCGAGATGGTCCGTGTGGAAGATCCGCTTCTCACCGGATACATGGCGTACCGGTATCCCCACACCCGAAGCATCCGAAGGGGGGCGGCGACTCAGGACGGGGCTGTTCACAGCGACGGGGTCCGGGTCGGCAAAAAACTGGTCATCGCCCAGGGCATCACCGAAACGGGCAAGGGCGGACCCCGCCTCATCGGCTCGGATTAG
- a CDS encoding phosphatidylserine decarboxylase: MTPIPHQYIDRKTCGIRTEKLYGDRLVNALYAGARECPSALFRALSSARMSEFLGFVIYDMPLGAKLTGARRFSHDLGVNFAECLDPPAALDTARKIFERKIRYWEIRPMPPEPEAVISPADARMLAGSFCRNSALFLKEKFFSFEALLGAEKRQWLRAFKDGDFAVFRLTPDKYHYNHAPVSGKILDIYEIPGAYSPCNPGAVIALAAPFSRNRRVVTVMDTDVPGGTGVGRVAMIEVVALMIGDIVQCYSDAKYDDPRQVTPGMFLKKGQVKSLYRPGSSTDVLIFQKDRVTFSPDIVANLYRTDVQTRFSEGFGRPLVETEVALRSQIAAGC; the protein is encoded by the coding sequence ATGACACCGATACCCCATCAGTATATCGACCGGAAGACGTGCGGGATCAGAACCGAAAAACTGTACGGCGACCGGCTGGTCAACGCCCTGTACGCCGGGGCCAGAGAATGTCCGTCCGCGCTTTTCCGGGCACTGAGTTCTGCCCGGATGTCGGAATTTCTCGGATTTGTCATCTACGACATGCCTCTGGGCGCGAAGCTCACGGGCGCACGGCGGTTCAGCCACGATCTGGGGGTGAATTTCGCCGAGTGTCTGGACCCGCCCGCCGCGCTGGATACGGCCCGGAAGATTTTTGAGCGAAAGATCCGGTACTGGGAAATCCGGCCCATGCCGCCTGAGCCGGAGGCCGTGATTTCGCCTGCCGACGCCAGAATGCTGGCCGGATCCTTCTGCCGGAATTCAGCACTTTTTTTAAAGGAGAAATTTTTCAGCTTTGAGGCGCTTCTCGGCGCGGAGAAGCGCCAATGGCTCCGGGCATTTAAGGACGGGGATTTTGCCGTATTTCGCCTGACCCCGGACAAATATCACTACAACCACGCGCCCGTGAGCGGCAAGATTTTGGATATTTACGAAATTCCGGGGGCGTATTCCCCCTGTAATCCGGGCGCGGTCATCGCCCTGGCAGCGCCCTTTTCCAGAAACAGGCGGGTGGTGACGGTGATGGACACGGATGTACCGGGTGGCACGGGCGTGGGCCGGGTTGCCATGATCGAGGTGGTGGCCCTGATGATCGGGGATATTGTTCAGTGTTACAGTGATGCGAAATATGACGATCCCCGGCAGGTGACCCCAGGCATGTTCCTGAAAAAGGGACAGGTCAAAAGCCTTTACCGGCCTGGCAGTTCCACGGATGTGCTGATCTTTCAGAAAGACCGGGTGACCTTTTCGCCCGATATCGTGGCCAACCTGTACCGCACAGACGTGCAGACCCGTTTCAGCGAGGGTTTCGGAAGGCCGCTGGTGGAAACCGAGGTGGCCCTTCGCTCGCAGATCGCGGCGGGTTGCTGA
- a CDS encoding prolipoprotein diacylglyceryl transferase family protein has translation MTDELFVAGLTAIFAIILGWGFRTLPGENWQILAAMPREKHKNGAWRGDNFTYYGVLNANAYLIGVMIFISLLGAVSVPVIGIVTPVLVLLAICVPASKIVARVVEKKKHTFTVGGAAFVGIVIAPWIVRLTDVTIGRGMGFHLPVLTFLAALSIAYAFGEGVGRLACISFGCCYGKPLSQCHPLLQRLFRKYHFVFSGETKKIAYADGLDGEKVVPIQAVTSILYCGSGILGVWLFLKGWYFTAFFETLVITQCWRTISEFFRADFRGDRKISAYQIMGVVAIFYAAAIALIFPGNPSVRHADIVAGLGCLWHPGMILALQALWAAIFIFTGRSSVTASSLSFHVVRDRI, from the coding sequence ATGACAGATGAACTTTTTGTGGCCGGACTGACGGCCATTTTTGCGATAATTCTGGGCTGGGGATTCCGAACGCTCCCCGGAGAAAACTGGCAGATTCTGGCGGCCATGCCCCGGGAAAAACATAAAAACGGAGCGTGGCGGGGGGATAATTTCACCTATTACGGCGTGTTGAACGCCAACGCCTATCTGATCGGGGTGATGATTTTCATCTCGCTGCTGGGCGCAGTGTCGGTGCCGGTCATCGGAATCGTGACGCCGGTGCTGGTACTGCTGGCCATCTGTGTGCCGGCCTCGAAGATTGTCGCCCGGGTGGTGGAGAAAAAAAAGCACACCTTCACGGTGGGCGGGGCCGCTTTCGTCGGCATCGTCATCGCGCCGTGGATTGTCCGGCTGACCGATGTGACCATCGGCAGGGGGATGGGATTTCATCTCCCGGTGCTGACCTTTCTGGCGGCCCTGTCGATTGCCTACGCCTTTGGTGAAGGGGTGGGGCGGCTGGCCTGCATCAGCTTTGGGTGCTGCTACGGCAAGCCCCTGTCCCAATGTCACCCGCTGCTTCAGAGGCTCTTCAGAAAGTACCATTTTGTGTTTTCCGGCGAAACCAAAAAAATCGCCTATGCGGACGGGCTGGACGGCGAAAAGGTGGTGCCCATCCAGGCGGTCACCTCAATTCTCTACTGCGGTTCGGGCATTCTGGGAGTCTGGCTTTTTTTAAAGGGATGGTATTTCACCGCCTTTTTTGAAACCCTGGTGATCACCCAGTGCTGGCGGACCATCTCGGAATTTTTCCGGGCCGACTTTCGGGGAGACCGCAAAATATCCGCCTATCAGATTATGGGCGTTGTGGCGATTTTTTATGCGGCGGCGATCGCGCTGATTTTTCCCGGCAACCCGTCGGTCCGGCACGCGGATATTGTGGCCGGTCTGGGCTGTTTGTGGCATCCGGGGATGATTCTCGCTCTTCAGGCGCTCTGGGCCGCGATTTTTATTTTCACAGGCCGGAGCAGTGTCACGGCGTCGTCCCTGTCGTTTCATGTGGTCAGGGATCGCATCTGA
- a CDS encoding PaaI family thioesterase, which produces METFRKEFIQKDIFARHAGIELINVSPGQAIARMKISEKHMNGAGVVQGGAIFTLADLAFAAASNSHGTAALGINATISFLKAGGTGTLTAEAREISRTNRLATYSVQITDDDGDVVAAFQGTVYRKRERR; this is translated from the coding sequence ATGGAAACATTCAGAAAAGAATTTATTCAAAAGGACATCTTCGCCAGACATGCGGGCATCGAGCTGATAAATGTTTCACCGGGGCAGGCCATCGCCCGTATGAAAATTTCCGAAAAACACATGAACGGTGCAGGCGTGGTCCAGGGCGGAGCCATTTTCACGCTGGCCGACCTGGCCTTTGCCGCCGCTTCCAATTCCCACGGAACGGCTGCGCTGGGTATCAACGCCACCATCTCCTTTCTGAAGGCGGGCGGAACCGGAACCCTGACGGCAGAGGCGCGGGAAATTTCCCGGACAAACCGGCTCGCCACCTATTCGGTTCAGATCACGGACGATGACGGCGATGTGGTCGCAGCCTTTCAGGGGACGGTTTACCGGAAGAGGGAAAGGCGGTAA
- a CDS encoding DUF2325 domain-containing protein, whose product MQPRPAPQRPLRRIWEIRSNFKCPVMGTCLNMEENRRILKKAGCRVKNLSFFRLHTLVMENLHRENRISIKVDSFLRHKYRKTISEFGLLGEDEFMKVWRTRLKRGEIDDIFYLASVKPDLSDQAFIEIYGEVHMLGHANMGEIMQARKALSQHTEANRRLTNRMAEEKTRSGGLKKEFLAVKNQLKETQARLKYAEKPRTPVRPETSADMIELGFLQRRVAELETQNRKLAGEAAQTEREKRKLQIRLFELQSVNQRLGDEVSELLSSFSQCSARKCNESCPEYPVCAKRILVVGGITRIRHLYRDLVESFGGTFDYHDGYMKNGKQNIEAQVRRSDLVICPVNCNSHGACDKIKHLCRKHGKTVRMLPGSSLSAISSALCSENFNKN is encoded by the coding sequence TTGCAACCGCGCCCTGCCCCCCAAAGGCCACTGAGACGGATCTGGGAAATCCGGTCCAATTTCAAATGCCCGGTCATGGGAACCTGTCTGAATATGGAAGAAAACCGGCGAATCCTGAAAAAGGCTGGGTGCCGGGTCAAAAATCTCAGTTTTTTCAGGCTTCACACACTGGTTATGGAAAACCTTCACAGGGAAAACCGGATATCCATAAAAGTGGACAGCTTTCTTCGTCATAAATACCGGAAAACCATTTCAGAGTTTGGGCTCCTGGGGGAAGATGAGTTTATGAAGGTGTGGCGCACCCGGCTTAAACGGGGTGAGATTGATGATATTTTCTATCTCGCATCCGTAAAACCGGATCTCTCGGATCAGGCGTTTATAGAGATTTACGGCGAAGTTCATATGCTGGGCCATGCCAATATGGGGGAGATTATGCAGGCCAGAAAGGCGCTTTCCCAGCATACTGAAGCGAATCGGAGGCTGACAAATCGGATGGCAGAGGAGAAAACACGGAGCGGAGGCCTGAAAAAAGAATTTCTGGCAGTGAAGAACCAATTAAAAGAAACGCAGGCCCGACTGAAATACGCTGAAAAACCCCGGACGCCCGTCCGGCCCGAAACATCTGCGGACATGATTGAACTCGGATTTCTTCAGAGGCGGGTGGCGGAGCTGGAGACGCAGAACCGGAAGCTGGCCGGAGAAGCTGCTCAGACAGAGCGGGAAAAACGAAAACTCCAGATCCGGCTATTTGAGCTTCAGTCCGTCAACCAGCGGCTGGGAGACGAAGTGAGTGAATTGCTCAGCAGCTTTTCCCAGTGCAGCGCCCGGAAATGCAATGAAAGCTGCCCGGAGTATCCGGTCTGCGCCAAACGGATTCTGGTGGTGGGGGGAATCACACGGATCAGACATCTCTACCGGGATCTGGTCGAGTCCTTCGGCGGGACTTTTGATTACCATGACGGCTATATGAAAAACGGGAAACAGAATATCGAGGCCCAGGTCAGACGCTCCGATCTGGTCATCTGTCCGGTCAACTGCAACAGCCACGGGGCCTGTGACAAAATCAAACACCTCTGCCGAAAACATGGAAAAACGGTCAGAATGCTGCCGGGTTCGAGTCTGAGCGCAATCTCATCCGCGCTCTGTTCAGAGAATTTCAATAAGAACTGA
- a CDS encoding PP2C family protein-serine/threonine phosphatase, producing the protein MKYMKLLTKLRLLAALYSALPVFAIVLAGHGTAVFYHKDFQSSLAWGAFTALLIMLFGHLPGVRWLFLRRFREIRRFCRNVRNGEYVLFSLPNEPTDRSDENELIALMRDMNWMVSRIRYRESQLKETVSSLEKSERALKNANTCIEKAMSSLWGEMELAKKIQTALQPPAPCLPGFEIAASLEPAAEVGGDYYDVISVRDRHRVVIGDVSGHGVPAGLIMMMAQTAIHTALLDNPNLPASELLAIINRALTHNIGLLGESKYMTMTVLTAEKGGRFSFAGLHQDLLIYRARTGEVDAVETRGMWLGLVDDVSDMMPDDHISLAQGDVMMLYTDGITEARDAHGEMFGEARLIRALREFGNRSAGRIHREIIARLDGWQQTDDVTLIVLKRQEAVDKC; encoded by the coding sequence ATGAAGTATATGAAACTGCTGACCAAACTCCGCCTGCTGGCCGCCCTGTACAGCGCTCTCCCCGTTTTCGCCATCGTTCTTGCGGGGCACGGGACGGCGGTGTTTTATCATAAAGACTTCCAGTCGTCCCTGGCATGGGGGGCGTTCACAGCCCTCCTGATCATGCTGTTCGGTCATCTGCCGGGGGTCCGCTGGCTTTTCCTCCGGCGCTTCAGGGAAATCAGACGATTTTGCCGGAACGTCCGCAACGGCGAGTATGTTTTATTCTCTCTGCCCAATGAGCCCACTGACCGGTCAGATGAGAACGAGCTGATTGCGCTGATGCGGGATATGAACTGGATGGTCAGCCGGATCAGATATCGGGAAAGTCAGCTGAAAGAGACCGTCTCCTCCCTTGAAAAATCCGAAAGAGCGCTTAAAAATGCCAACACCTGCATTGAAAAGGCCATGAGTTCTCTGTGGGGGGAAATGGAGCTGGCAAAGAAAATCCAGACGGCGCTTCAGCCACCGGCCCCCTGTCTGCCGGGATTTGAGATTGCCGCAAGCCTTGAACCCGCAGCCGAGGTCGGGGGGGATTATTATGATGTCATTTCGGTCAGAGACCGCCACCGGGTGGTGATCGGGGATGTTTCCGGACACGGCGTTCCGGCAGGCCTGATCATGATGATGGCCCAGACCGCCATCCACACCGCCCTGCTCGATAATCCGAATCTGCCCGCCTCCGAACTTCTGGCCATTATCAACAGGGCGCTGACCCATAACATCGGCCTGCTGGGCGAATCAAAGTATATGACCATGACCGTTCTGACGGCTGAAAAAGGGGGACGGTTTTCCTTTGCCGGTCTGCATCAGGATCTTCTGATCTATCGGGCACGCACCGGGGAGGTGGACGCAGTGGAAACACGGGGCATGTGGCTCGGTCTGGTGGATGATGTATCCGATATGATGCCGGATGACCACATTTCCCTGGCACAGGGCGACGTGATGATGCTGTACACGGACGGCATTACCGAGGCCAGGGATGCGCACGGGGAAATGTTCGGGGAAGCGCGGCTGATCCGTGCGCTCCGGGAATTCGGAAACCGGTCCGCCGGGCGGATACACCGGGAGATTATCGCCCGGCTGGATGGCTGGCAGCAGACCGATGACGTGACCCTGATTGTGCTGAAGCGGCAGGAGGCCGTGGACAAATGTTAA
- a CDS encoding methyl-accepting chemotaxis protein has translation MRHQRLKKQFTLSLVMAAVLMTIFIGTTVCRNDLADNITHPPGTPPCGDESPEMPSADGFGVSSPFAVILPVMVFICILTGFFSGNGLINGPEKAVRPPDRPDRTARRVPVTNAHPPNPALQCALSQTRMYEAITPLLEEIVMLAKHSAAHAAETDAVMGRAHESVTEATGTLVELTVAFGDISAISEKISAIVRTIEEIAFQTNILALNASIEAARAGNAGAGFGVVADEVRALAMRTTRAAEDTSQLIGNAIGRIGEGEALVARANDNFASVSRSTLETGKRISEITQSAGAQAQKTGQLGRRIAAAVRGCRQHASASPPPETKRTGISGRAGVR, from the coding sequence ATGCGACACCAGAGATTAAAAAAACAGTTCACACTCAGTCTGGTCATGGCCGCTGTGCTGATGACTATTTTTATCGGCACAACAGTATGCCGGAATGATCTGGCGGACAATATCACACACCCGCCCGGGACACCCCCCTGCGGGGACGAATCCCCGGAAATGCCCTCCGCAGACGGTTTCGGTGTCAGCAGCCCTTTTGCCGTCATCCTGCCGGTCATGGTCTTCATCTGCATTCTGACCGGATTTTTTTCAGGAAACGGCCTGATAAATGGGCCGGAGAAAGCCGTCAGACCCCCTGACCGGCCCGACCGGACAGCGCGCCGCGTTCCGGTGACAAATGCGCACCCTCCGAATCCGGCCCTGCAATGCGCGCTCTCTCAGACCCGGATGTATGAGGCCATCACCCCGCTTCTGGAAGAGATTGTGATGCTGGCAAAACACAGCGCCGCCCATGCCGCTGAAACCGACGCCGTAATGGGCCGTGCCCATGAATCCGTAACCGAAGCGACCGGCACACTGGTGGAACTGACGGTGGCCTTCGGAGATATTTCAGCCATCAGTGAGAAAATATCCGCCATCGTCAGGACCATTGAGGAAATTGCATTTCAGACCAATATCCTGGCCCTGAACGCCTCAATCGAAGCGGCCCGTGCCGGTAACGCCGGTGCGGGTTTCGGAGTTGTTGCCGACGAGGTCCGGGCGCTGGCCATGCGGACGACGCGGGCCGCTGAGGATACATCGCAGCTGATCGGAAATGCAATCGGCCGGATCGGAGAGGGGGAGGCGCTGGTGGCCAGGGCCAATGACAATTTCGCGTCGGTTTCCCGCAGCACCCTGGAAACCGGCAAGCGAATTTCCGAAATTACACAATCCGCCGGGGCGCAGGCGCAGAAAACCGGTCAGCTCGGCAGGCGTATTGCTGCGGCAGTCCGGGGCTGCCGACAGCACGCTTCGGCATCACCGCCCCCCGAAACAAAGCGGACAGGCATTTCAGGAAGGGCAGGGGTGAGATGA